The genomic window CCTCCGCCGAGCACTGGATGGTTTCGACGATGCTGTATTGCTTGTAGATGCTGGCGTGATCCAGTATGCGAACTCCTCGGCGGGCAGACTGCTCGGAGCGCCTGTTTCTACACTCGTCGGCCGAACGATCGATGGCGTCGACCTGCCTGCCTCGATTGGAGCTGGGATCGGTGCGCTGGTTGACGAGAGGGTGGTCATCGAATCCGGCCCGGACCCCTCAGGCACGACGCTGAGGGCGACCGTGACACCTCTGGATGCCGAGAGCGGCTCGGGAGGCGCGTTGGTAGTCATCGGAGATGTCACCGAGCGACTCAAGACCGAGCGCCTGCGTAGAGACTTCGTGGCGAACGCCAGTCATGAGCTCAAGACCCCTGTTTCGACAATCCGATTGCTCGCAGAGTCCACTCGTGATGCGGCTCTCGATGGCGACGTGGAGCAGTCGCTGGCCTTCGCAACCCAGATTGCCGATGAATCGCACCGTCTGAGCAGGCTGGTCGTCGATCTTCTCGACCTCTCGCGACTTGAGTCGACCGATTCTGCTGGTTCTTCCTCGGATGTGAGGGAAGGAATCGCCAATGCGGTGCTCTCGCACAGAACTGCGGCAGCCCACAAGAGCCTGACTTTGCAGGTGGACGACACCGCGGTAGAGGGTGAAGACCTTTATGCGGCTGTGAATCTCACGGATCTTGCCATCGTGCTCGACAACTTACTCGACAACGCAGTCAACTACACCGCTGAAGGCGGAGCCCGTGTGCTGCTCGAAGCTGATGTCGACACCATAACCATCTCGGTCATCGACACTGGGATTGGGATCCCCGCAGAGGACCTGTCGAGGATATTCGAGCGTTTTTATCGCGTGGACAGGGCTCGCTCTAGGTCCACAGGGAGCACAGGGCTGGGTCTATCGCTCGTCCGCAACGTCGTGGAACGCAGCGGGGGATCCGTTGAGGTCGCCTCCAGCCTCGGTCACGGCTCCACCTTCGTGGTTCGTCTACCGAGAGCCCGCTGAGCCGCGGCCACTCGGATTCTTTGCGTCGCCCACGGACCTACGCTTTTGGCCGTTGGAGTAGAACGCGAAGTACCCTGCCACGCAAAGCGGCATCCAGGCAATCGCGAGAATCCAGGCGGCAACTACATCCCCGATCCAGTTGACACCCAGGTAAACGACTGAGTACCCAACCAGGACGGGCACGCTGAGACAGGCAGCCCCTAGCCCGACCCTCGATGCCATTCCTCGTGCGCCGAAGACGACAATGAACGCGACGATGCCGAATAGCAGAAGAGTTGAAAGCGCATGCATCGACGGCAGGCCATACGGCCCTGCGACTACTATCTTGGCAAACTCCTCGGACGGTCTATCCCTTTGGAGGAGGTCCCCAAGGATCATCCCGACAATAGAGCCACCGGCGACCGTCAGCACTACCAGTCCCGCTTCGACGAAGCGCCTGCGCCAGATGAGCATCAAGGCGACTGCCAGCACCAGAATGGCGACCACGATGGCGTCCCCAGCTAGGCTGATCGCCCTGAAGACCTGATCGGCTATGGGCGAATCCACTTCTCGGATCATCGCAGATAGGCGCCTGTCAGCGAAAGCTAAAGGCGAATAGAAGATCAGGGCCGTCACTAGCGCCGAAAACCCTACAAGCGCCAGCCCGAAAGCAACGACGAGCACGCCTGCCCTCGGATCACGCCTCCATGAATCGGGCCTCTGAACTCGCATCGACAGCTCCTAGCTGTTGGCCGCGTCGAGCAACCTCTCGGCGATCTGCTTCTTGCGTGACAGCAGGCCGTCGATCCACACTGAGCCCTCGCTGAAGGAAACGCCTAGTGCGCGCTCGGCAAGGCGGATCCGGCCTACGGCCATCACCTCACTGCCCTCTTGGATCACGTCGGTGATCATCATCAGCACCAGATCGTAGCCCTGGAACTCGCGTAGCCTCTCCATCGCAGCCCGGATGTCTTTCGCATTGCTCATCACATTTGGCAGATCCGCAGTCTCCATCTGACTGATAGCGATACGGCTATCCCCGATTCTGTACTCCTTCAAGTCGGCGGTCACGGCCCTCTCTGCCGAGAAGGGCATGCTCGAATCCCGGGACTTGAGCACCTCGATGCCGAACTCCATCGGGTGCACGCCAAGGATATCGGCGAGCCGAGAAGCCACCTGGCGATCGACCTCGGTAGCAGTGGGCGACTTGAGCAACACGGTGTCGGTCATGACCGCGGATAGCATCAGTGCCGCCATCTGCTCCGTCGGCTTCACCCCCAGATGCTCGTAGCGAAGTGCGACTATGGTGGCAGTGGAGCCCACCGGCATGTTCATGAATAGGATTGGTCCCGAAGTCTGCACGTCACCGACGCGGTGGTGGTCGATGATCTCGAGCACCGCAGCCTCTTCGATACCGGGCGCGGATTGAGACATCTCATTGTGGTCCACGAGTATGACCGGCCGCCGAAGGCCCCGTGCAACGTTGGTCCTAGTCACCATCCCCGAAAGACGACCCTCCGAGTCGACCACAACCAGCGCCCTGTTCGCACTCACGAGAATGTCCTCGGCGACCTCGCTCAGCAGGACATCCGGTTCCGCAAATGGCACCGATGTCTCCATGTGGTCGCGAACCGAGTGCGAGAGGTTGACGAGCCTCGCAGTCGCGAAAGTGTCGTGATAAGTGGATATGATTGCCGCGCCGTTCTGCTCAGCTAGTTCGACCACGTGGTCATCAGGCCTGGCGCCGCCCGTAAGGATCAGGCAAGCCACCCCTGCGTCCAGAGCCATCGGCTGAGTCCGCTTCCTGTCTCCAACGATCAAGGTGTCGCCAGGCGCGATATACCCCAGCATCGTGGTTGGCTCCATCGCACCGATAAGGACGTTACCGGTCAGTTCGCGGTCCGGGTCGCCAAGTAGCAAGTTGCCATGGATCGCACCGGCCAGGTCGCCAACCGTCACATGCCGAGTAAGGAACCCGCGTATCTCGATCTCCTCAAGATACATCTCGGCGAGTCGCGCTTGGGTCACAAGACCTCTCACGAAACCGCCCTCCAGCACAGGCAGCACGCGCACTTGGTGCTCGCGCATGAGTCGGCCTACCTCGAGCATCGTCTGGTCGGCGCACACTGTGACGACATCTGCGACCATTACGTCTCGAACGCGCGTGCGCACATGCGCAATCTCAATCGGAACCGAGACGCCGTAGCGTTCGAAAAGCCATGTGGTCTCCGAGGGCATCGGTCCGAGTCGGGCCGGGATGTAGATGTTATCGGGGTCGCTGACATTCTTGAGGTGGGCATAAGCCACCGCCGAACATATCGAGTCGTTATCCGGCCTCAGATGTCCGAAGACCATTATCGGACCCATAGCACGCACCTCCACATCCAGGCTTTGCTTCTTGCAACATCACTCGGCACCATCATGACGCAAGCTTCCTCAGTGGTGCAAAGCCCGTCATCAGATTCTTGACGCCTTTCGAGCCGAAATCAACCGTCACGCGATCCTTCGAGACTTGCTTGACGACGCCAATCCCAAAGACCTTGTGCTCAACCCGGTCGCCCGCCTGGAACACGACGTTAGTTGAGACGCCAACGGTAGGCTTTGCCGACACAGCCCCCGAGGAGAAGCTTCGTGTGCGCACCGGCGCATCCGCCTTCAGGCACTCCCGCGGTATCTCGGCGATGAATCGGCTGGGAGGGTTGCTCCTGGTGGAGCCGAAAAGCGACCTGTTGCGCGCATGGGTCAAGTAGAGACGCTCCCGCGCTCGCGTGATGGCGACGTAAGCGAGACGTCGCTCCTCTTCCAAGCCAGCCGGGTCGAAGATGGAGTTCACATGCGGGAACAGGGTGTCCTCCAGTCCTGCGATGAAGACCACCGGGAACTCAAGGCCCTTGGCGGTGTGGACCGTCATCAGCGTCACCGTCTCCTGGTCCCCGCTCATCGAATCCAGGTCGCTTCGAAGTGCAAGCCACTCGACGAAGTCGGCCAGCTGGGTGGCGATGTCTGCCCCATCCTCCGGTGATTGCGGGTGTGCAACCGAGTACTCCTCGGCCACTCCGAAGAACTCTCGGATGTTCTCTGCTCTGCCCGAAGACTCAACTGTGCCCTCGTTGGCGAGCTCCTGAAGGAGTCCTGTCCTGTCGATGATCTTCTCTACCTGGTCCCGTAGGCAATGCTCGTTCATAGCGCGGATCTCATCGATCAGCTCGACGAAAGGTCGCACCTTCGCCGCAGGACCAGTGCCGAAATCTCCGGCAGCAAAGCGGCGTAGCGTTGTCTCAAACGGTTCCGCGTCATCCATCGATATCTGCGCGATGCGGTCGACGGTCGTCTTGCCTATCCCCCGCCTGGGCCTGTTGATGATGCGCTGAATGGAAATGGCATCGAGCGGGTTTATGAGGATCTTGAGATATGCCATGACATCCCGGACCTCAGCGCGATCGAAGTACCTGGTCCCTCCGACGATCTGATATGGGATGCCCTCCCTCAGCAATGCATCTTCAAGGGTCCGGCTTTGTGCATTGGTGCGGTAAAAAACCGCGAAGTCCGAATATCCATGACCTTCCGAGAGCCTGAGCCGCTCGATTTCGCGTGCGATGAAGCGGGCCTCATCCCTCTCATCATCCGCCTTGTAGGAAGTCACGGCCTCTCCGCCGGCATTCGCTGTCCAAAGCGTCTTGGTCTTGCGTCCGAGGTTGTTCGCAACCACAGCGTTGGCCGCTGCCAGGATCGTTGCGGTCGATCGATAGTTCTGCTCGAGGCGGATGACGTTGGTTTCCGGATAATCCTGTTCGAAATCGAGGATGTTCCTGATATCCGCACCGCGCCACGAGTAGATCGACTGGTCGTCGTCTCCCACCACCATCAAGTTGCGATGGCGCTCTGCCAGCAGCTTGACGATGCGATATTGCGCATGGTTGGTGTCCTGATACTCGTCCACCAACACGTAGCGAAATCTAGACTGATAGCGATCGAGGACATCAGGATGATCGGCAAGCAGCCTGTGTGCTTCGACCAGAAGATCATCGAAGTCCATCGCATTGGACTCTTTGAGTCGCCGTTGATACAGCGGGAACACCCGCGCAGCAGCTTTGTCCATTGGGGTGATTGCCGAGGCAGCGAACTCCTCAGGATCGATAAGCTCATTCTTCGCCGAGGAGGTTCTATTTGCTACGCCGGCGACAGGGTAGCGCTTCTCGTCTACCTCGGCTTGTGTCATCGCGGCCTTGAACAGTCGCTTCGAGTCATCGGCGTCGTAAATGGTGAACCTGCTGGTGTATCCAACCCGTTCGGCGTCGATGCGCAGCATCCTCACGCACATCGCGTGGAAGGTCATCACCCACATGTTTCTGGAGTTCAGACCGCAGATGGCCCCTAGGCGCGCTTTCATCTCAGCGGCGGCCTTGTTGGTGAAAGTGATCGCAATAATCTCTTCCGGAGAAGCCTTTCCTGAGCTGACGATATGCGCGATGCGATGCGTCAGCACCTTCGTCTTGCCTGACCCGGCCCCAGCCAATACCAATAGAGGGCCATCGGTGCTGTTGACAGCGTCGGCCTGCGCAGGATTGAGATTGGGGGTCGTTTCGGTCATGGGGGTCAAGTCTACACCCGCAGACGGTCCACAGACAGGGTTGAATCTTCCATCAGGATATGTTCCTACTTTACGAACTTGATCATGGAGAAGGAATCGCTCGAGTTGCTAAGACATTTATCGTGGATCGCGCAGCGCTTACCTTGGATATGCTGGATGTTGCCGCACTTGTCGCAGACGGGGTCCTTGCACACACTGCACTCCCCGATGCGAACGGCTTCTGGCGCACCACATTGTAAGCAGAAGCGTATCGGAGAGTGAATCACCTTCTGCACCCCATACGATGCCTCTTCTACCCGAGTTCCCTATCCTTCAGCAGGGCGATGCGAGTCTTTTTATGCGAGCGAACGCCCAACCGCCTGCGCCACCGGTCTTAATTCGACAATCAGGTTCCTTAATCCTTCAAGATCCAATGATTGCGCTCCGTCACACAAAGCTTCACGCGGGTTGGGGTGGACCTCGACCATCAAGCCGTCTGCCCCAACCGCGACAGCAGCCCTAGAAATGGCCGGCACCAGATCTGCCGAACCGGTCGGGTGCGAGACATCCACGATGATCGGGAGCAATGACAACTTCTTGACGACTGGAACCGCCGTGATATCCAAGGTGAACCGCGTGGCGGTCTCGAACGTACGGATGCCGCGCTCGCAAAGGATGACATTCTCGTTGCCTTGCATGGTGATGTAGTTGCTGGCCTGCAGCCACTCCTCGATAGTGGCGGCCATCCCCCGCTTGAAGACGACCGGCCGATGCGACTGTGCTGTCACCTCGCCGATCTTCTTGAGCAGGCTGAAGTTAGCCATGTTCCGTGTCCCGACCTGCAGGATGTCGGAGTACTCGTCTATCAGTTTCACGTGCGCCGAGTCGGTGACCTCAGTGACTACGAGCAGGCCGAATTCGTCGGCGACTTCTCTCAGTATCTCCAGGCCCTTTTGCTCAAGTCCTTGGAACGAGAATGGGGATGATCTGGGCTTGAAAGCGCCACCCCTCATGACGCGAACGCCTTGATCAACCAGCGTCGCGGCCACTTGGCGCATCTGCTCCTTGCTCTCGACAGAGCATGGGCCAGCTATGATGGTGACGCCTGCATCTCGGCGCACGGCGTCGATGGCGGCAGGGAGGTTCTTGGTGTTGTCGGGCGTCATCGATCCCTCAGCTCCTTCATGACATGAAGGATGGACTCGTATATCTCGCGAAGATTCTCGGTGTATAGCGGTCCGGTGTTGCACTTGGTCACGTTGATGAATATCTCTTCTTCCCGCTTCGGGTCGTACAGGCCCATTTGCACCTGTGGCTTGAGTTCCCTGATAGCGAGGGACTCCGCCGCCCGCTCATTGAGTAGCCGCACAATCTGACAATCGATCTCATCGATTCTGCTCCTGTGCAACGAGATCTGCTCGGTGGCGTTGCTGTCATCGGATGTCGTCATCGGGCACCTCCTTCATTCCCACTCTATAGTTCCCGGCGGTTTGCTAGTCACATCATACGCAACCCTATTGATGCCATCGACCTCATTGATGATGCGGTTGCTCATCTTGGCCAGCAAATCGTGAGGGAGTCGCGCCCAGTCGGCGGTCATGGCATCAACGGAGGACACGGCCCT from Actinomycetota bacterium includes these protein-coding regions:
- a CDS encoding ATP-binding protein → MTESRSPLKSALEHWLRPAAMVVGVAALAALWAWSFLAPLDSILLERQERHLTAFARSAITLLQTVPGDPTDQLYNLVDQTGFRIEVTNAQGEVVFDSIPGQNLAPDASADAEIEAALAGRTGRAQRIDRLDGEKRAFLALPTGLDAERAVVRVSEDQGYFGDILMSAVRSGLVLLTILLILAIILARRLDRGIAQPISRLTSAAQKIASGNLQVVIGREGGSFEPMAIALEALKERIRSIEEAHLGEKQDLRRALDGFDDAVLLVDAGVIQYANSSAGRLLGAPVSTLVGRTIDGVDLPASIGAGIGALVDERVVIESGPDPSGTTLRATVTPLDAESGSGGALVVIGDVTERLKTERLRRDFVANASHELKTPVSTIRLLAESTRDAALDGDVEQSLAFATQIADESHRLSRLVVDLLDLSRLESTDSAGSSSDVREGIANAVLSHRTAAAHKSLTLQVDDTAVEGEDLYAAVNLTDLAIVLDNLLDNAVNYTAEGGARVLLEADVDTITISVIDTGIGIPAEDLSRIFERFYRVDRARSRSTGSTGLGLSLVRNVVERSGGSVEVASSLGHGSTFVVRLPRAR
- a CDS encoding phosphatase PAP2 family protein — its product is MRVQRPDSWRRDPRAGVLVVAFGLALVGFSALVTALIFYSPLAFADRRLSAMIREVDSPIADQVFRAISLAGDAIVVAILVLAVALMLIWRRRFVEAGLVVLTVAGGSIVGMILGDLLQRDRPSEEFAKIVVAGPYGLPSMHALSTLLLFGIVAFIVVFGARGMASRVGLGAACLSVPVLVGYSVVYLGVNWIGDVVAAWILAIAWMPLCVAGYFAFYSNGQKRRSVGDAKNPSGRGSAGSR
- a CDS encoding putative manganese-dependent inorganic diphosphatase; the encoded protein is MGPIMVFGHLRPDNDSICSAVAYAHLKNVSDPDNIYIPARLGPMPSETTWLFERYGVSVPIEIAHVRTRVRDVMVADVVTVCADQTMLEVGRLMREHQVRVLPVLEGGFVRGLVTQARLAEMYLEEIEIRGFLTRHVTVGDLAGAIHGNLLLGDPDRELTGNVLIGAMEPTTMLGYIAPGDTLIVGDRKRTQPMALDAGVACLILTGGARPDDHVVELAEQNGAAIISTYHDTFATARLVNLSHSVRDHMETSVPFAEPDVLLSEVAEDILVSANRALVVVDSEGRLSGMVTRTNVARGLRRPVILVDHNEMSQSAPGIEEAAVLEIIDHHRVGDVQTSGPILFMNMPVGSTATIVALRYEHLGVKPTEQMAALMLSAVMTDTVLLKSPTATEVDRQVASRLADILGVHPMEFGIEVLKSRDSSMPFSAERAVTADLKEYRIGDSRIAISQMETADLPNVMSNAKDIRAAMERLREFQGYDLVLMMITDVIQEGSEVMAVGRIRLAERALGVSFSEGSVWIDGLLSRKKQIAERLLDAANS
- a CDS encoding UvrD-helicase domain-containing protein, with amino-acid sequence MTETTPNLNPAQADAVNSTDGPLLVLAGAGSGKTKVLTHRIAHIVSSGKASPEEIIAITFTNKAAAEMKARLGAICGLNSRNMWVMTFHAMCVRMLRIDAERVGYTSRFTIYDADDSKRLFKAAMTQAEVDEKRYPVAGVANRTSSAKNELIDPEEFAASAITPMDKAAARVFPLYQRRLKESNAMDFDDLLVEAHRLLADHPDVLDRYQSRFRYVLVDEYQDTNHAQYRIVKLLAERHRNLMVVGDDDQSIYSWRGADIRNILDFEQDYPETNVIRLEQNYRSTATILAAANAVVANNLGRKTKTLWTANAGGEAVTSYKADDERDEARFIAREIERLRLSEGHGYSDFAVFYRTNAQSRTLEDALLREGIPYQIVGGTRYFDRAEVRDVMAYLKILINPLDAISIQRIINRPRRGIGKTTVDRIAQISMDDAEPFETTLRRFAAGDFGTGPAAKVRPFVELIDEIRAMNEHCLRDQVEKIIDRTGLLQELANEGTVESSGRAENIREFFGVAEEYSVAHPQSPEDGADIATQLADFVEWLALRSDLDSMSGDQETVTLMTVHTAKGLEFPVVFIAGLEDTLFPHVNSIFDPAGLEEERRLAYVAITRARERLYLTHARNRSLFGSTRSNPPSRFIAEIPRECLKADAPVRTRSFSSGAVSAKPTVGVSTNVVFQAGDRVEHKVFGIGVVKQVSKDRVTVDFGSKGVKNLMTGFAPLRKLAS
- the aroF gene encoding 3-deoxy-7-phosphoheptulonate synthase — translated: MTPDNTKNLPAAIDAVRRDAGVTIIAGPCSVESKEQMRQVAATLVDQGVRVMRGGAFKPRSSPFSFQGLEQKGLEILREVADEFGLLVVTEVTDSAHVKLIDEYSDILQVGTRNMANFSLLKKIGEVTAQSHRPVVFKRGMAATIEEWLQASNYITMQGNENVILCERGIRTFETATRFTLDITAVPVVKKLSLLPIIVDVSHPTGSADLVPAISRAAVAVGADGLMVEVHPNPREALCDGAQSLDLEGLRNLIVELRPVAQAVGRSLA
- a CDS encoding chorismate mutase; protein product: MTTSDDSNATEQISLHRSRIDEIDCQIVRLLNERAAESLAIRELKPQVQMGLYDPKREEEIFINVTKCNTGPLYTENLREIYESILHVMKELRDR